From a single Lytechinus variegatus isolate NC3 chromosome 9, Lvar_3.0, whole genome shotgun sequence genomic region:
- the LOC121421535 gene encoding beta-1 adrenergic receptor-like, with amino-acid sequence MTSLNGSLAIDLSASYRILAITACFLGIVLSACFNIFILIVLPRTPNKFGENTRLCLLSLAVIDILGGVMCFGTRIIFEFDRPLVLNHRVACSVVAASCTTFVSQSNVLLAVISIDRYIAITKPMRYWSMISRTRIKRLIAMAIGYGLVLSIARSFHEVFTDSCDFDPGGSLYVGNPSMLFYIANVFLLGSVTGYLNIKVLITAYKQHRRISNLPLACEKRKDSAPKIGGKLKSAITNTVMFGAYYVVWTPYVVVVAIVTYYDEPVPESVHFAVLYVAFSNHFLNAMTRFCLQRNLRLTMKKLLGRDKNSSVID; translated from the coding sequence ATGACGTCACTCAATGGTTCTCTCGCGATCGATTTATCGGCCAGCTATCGGATATTAGCGATTACTGCTTGTTTTCTTGGTATCGTCCTCTCCGCCTGCTTCAATATCTTTATCTTAATCGTCTTACCACGAACGCCGAATAAATTCGGAGAAAATACTCGTCTGTGTTTGCTCTCTTTAGCGGTGATCGATATTCTTGGAGGAGTTATGTGTTTTGGTACTCGCATCATCTTTGAATTCGACCGCCCCCTTGTTTTGAATCATCGTGTAGCATGCTCCGTCGTCGCCGCGTCATGTACGACATTCGTATCGCAATCGAACGTTCTTCTTGCGGTCATCAGCATTGATCGCTATATCGCTATCACGAAACCCATGCGATACTGGTCTATGATATCGAGGACGCGTATTAAAAGATTGATTGCGATGGCGATTGGATATGGTTTGGTGCTGTCGATTGCAAGGTCATTTCACGAGGTTTTCACCGATAGTTGTGATTTTGATCCGGGAGGATCGCTTTACGTTGGAAACCCCTCCATGTTGTTTTACATAGCGAACGTTTTCCTTTTAGGTAGTGTTACAGGCTATCTCAACATCAAAGTCTTAATAACAGCCTACAAGCAACACAGGCGTATTTCAAACTTACCTTTAGCCTGCGAAAAGCGGAAGGACTCAGCACCAAAAATTGGCGGGAAACTTAAGTCGGCTATTACCAACACTGTAATGTTTGGAGCCTACTATGTCGTATGGACTCCTTACGTTGTTGTTGTAGCCATTGTGACGTATTATGACGAACCAGTACCGGAGTCGGTCCATTTTGCTGTACTCTATGTAGCATTTAGCAATCATTTTTTGAATGCAATGACACGTTTCTGCCTTCAAAGAAATCTACGTTTGACCATGAAAAAGTTGCTGGGCAGAGACAAAAATTCGTCAGTGATCGACTAA